A single region of the Malaclemys terrapin pileata isolate rMalTer1 chromosome 4, rMalTer1.hap1, whole genome shotgun sequence genome encodes:
- the LOC128835913 gene encoding serine protease 27-like — MMGGLCSPLAALLLLLVLLVVLPSPTQGAEESQDQTVFSRIIGGQDAQEGQWPWHVSVQKYDKKHKYHHHCGGSLISAQWVLSAAHCFNPSVPYSKYRLVLGARQLLNYSGNQVLAEVQKIIPHPCYNRTSLVADIALVRLKKPVEFTTFIEPISLPGDSCHFPKEKEWCWVTGWGRVEVTEPLPEPQTLQELEVPIISTADCIDRYNTLIPHSPLGPEPIKSDMICAGYMDSPKGFCYGDSGGPLACKQDGTWYLAGVVSWFMTGNVNGIVCSEPTFPGVFTRVTAYDSWIQGHVNGVGPLPAHLQLH, encoded by the exons ATGATGGGGGGGCTCTGCTCCCCGCTGgccgcgctgctgctgctgctggtactGCTGGTGGTGCTGCCATCCCCAACGCAGG GTGCAGAGGAGAGTCAAGACCAGACAG TGTTCAGCCGTATCATAGGGGGGCAGGATGCACAGGAGGGTCAATGGCCCTGGCACGTCAGTGTGCAAAAATATGACAAAAAACATAAATATCACCACCACTGTGGAGGATCCCTCATCTCAGCCCAGTGGGTGCTGTCAGCCGCTCACTGCTTCAATCC CTCTGTGCCCTATTCCAAGTACCGTTTGGTGCTGGGGGCTCGCCAGCTCCTCAACTACTCCGGGAATCAGGTCCTGGCCGAGGTGCAGAAGATCATCCCCCACCCCTGTTACAATAGGACGAGCCTCGTTGCTGACATCGCCTTGGTGAGGCTGAAGAAGCCAGTGGAATTCACAACGTTTATCGAGCCCATCTCCCTGCCAGGTgactcctgccacttccccaagGAGAAGGAGTGGTGTTGGGTCACCGGCTGGGGACGGGTTGAAGTCACCG AGCCtctcccagaaccccagaccctgCAGGAGCTGGAGGTTCCCATCATCAGTACAGCAGACTGCATCGATCGTTACAACACACTGATTCCACACTCACCTCTGGGTCCAGAGCCAATCAAAAGCGACATGATCTGCGCCGGGTACATGGACAGCCCCAAGGGATTCTGCTAT ggtgATTCCGGGGGGCCTCTGGCCTGTAAGCAGGACGGCACCTGGTACCTGGCTGGAGTCGTGAGCTGGTTTATGACCGGAAATGTGAATGGAATTGTCTGTTCTGAGCCAACGTTCCCCGGGGTCTTCACCCGGGTGACAGCCTACGACAGCTGGATCCAGGGGCATGTGAACGGTGTGGGCCCTCTGCCAGCGCATCTCCAGCTGCACTGA